The Mytilus galloprovincialis chromosome 4, xbMytGall1.hap1.1, whole genome shotgun sequence genome contains a region encoding:
- the LOC143072903 gene encoding uncharacterized protein LOC143072903 isoform X2, translating into MCEEGKEKQFKPKNKRKSMGCTKTPPPIKPLKFRPQMTWSKLKSEKEKEKMVMSPKMPRLNREPVYISSESENEEEEEELPDLDDYSEVINISDDEMGESSVKKSVLSLNCTSLDSDNESKTSMDRSSYCISTDEDEEGTTVVTVQIVSCSEDTDDTTYSSPKCKRRKMSEYLPDTSLADCTDNKTEDDNDIEIISDEIEKENKTEVVQKIWTDENKTKLANLLNGVKTSLNLKNKSLQDQKESELKETGDNSKSVLREISNSPTSSRHFTDLLKCDDSEDSETEYVQVKKRRRKNKMRKIVKKEDSDCGQITSYFSSVKKDIHKKCFWQRHKSNIVNSRMDNDIENVLVGAFSQFHINTVEGCWEDEQNPSFMRHGLKFLKNFSKSYSPPPELIERVIEQGILSSSSLELLKESVDCLMLVYDKYPEMLHIDFKHLQDSLECLNFGKSFSDQSHLLVRKTVYLLKLVILFYEYELTTRNVSDPKAMRKTASYKALSYDCGFNNVKELIVNYIVPLLHHEQTFQNEIPEILPLLQKLLHISVEVSSNCNAAARAIALELSKPYCYLPTIDHKKLYIQTLESSLLRYYLVTVVLERQCENTAPCYDFPCRFQDVFNCFFQAYPPTNISTPPTTPQSEDDSMDGYNPNSTAGYPAINVEELLMLLFEVLQCYMQCEQDKSIATLRRRAYMKKEDFTMQLTDKDKDLILQGIEELRGRVLTLTPDLTPVSEKYLQLMLCVVDWQKCMN; encoded by the exons ATGTGTGAAGAAGGAAaggaaaaacaattcaaacctaAGAATAAG AGGAAAAGTATGGGATGTACAAAAACGCCACCTCCAATTAAGCCGTTAAAGTTTCGTCCTCAAATGACCTGGTCCAAATTAAAATcggaaaaggaaaaagaaaaaatggtgatGTCACCTAAGATGCCAAGACTGAACAGGGAACCAGTCTACATCAGCAGTGAATCTGAAAatgaagaggaagaagaggaactTCCAGATTTAGACGATTATTCTGAAGTCATTAATATATCTGACGATGAAATGGGCGAATCGTCAGTGAAAAAATCAGTGTTAAGCTTAAACTGCACTTCGTTGGATTCTGACAATGAAAGTAAGACTAGTATGGATAGATCAAGTTACTGTATAAGTACAGATGAGGATGAAGAAGGAACAACAGTTGTTACGGTCCAGATTGTATCTTGTTCAGAGGACACTGATGATACAACATATTCATCACCGAAATGTAAGAGACGAAAAATGTCTGAATATCTGCCAGACACATCATTAGCTGATTGTACTGACAATAAAACAGAAGATGATAATGACATTGAAATAATTAGTGACGAAATTGAGAAAGAGAATAAAACTGAAGTTGTTCAAAAAATTTGGACTGATGAAAATAAGACGAAACTTGCAAATTTACTGAATGGTGTAAAAACatcattgaatttaaaaaataagtcACTTCAAGACCAGAAAGAATCAGAATTGAAAGAAACAGGAGATAACTCTAAATCAGTATTGAGAGAGATTTCTAATTCTCCGACTAGTTCTCGTCACTTTACAGACTTACTCAAGTGTGATGATTCGGAAGATTCAGAAACTGAATATGTTCAAGTAAAGAAGAGAAGACGCaaaaacaaaatgagaaaaattgttaaaaaggaAGATTCTGATTGCGGACAAATTACTAGTTATTTTAGCAGTGTGAAAAAAGACATTCACAAAAAGTGCTTCTGGCAAAGACACAAATCTAACATTGTTAATTCCAGAATGGACAATGATATAGAAAATGTCTTAGTGGGTGCTTTTTCCCAGTTTCACATAAACACTGTTGAAGGATGTTGGGAAGATGAACAAAATCCAAGCTTCATGAGACATggattaaagtttttaaaaaacttTTCGAAAAGCTATAGTCCGCCTCCTGAACTGATAGAAAGAGTGATTGAACAGGGCATATTAAGCAGTAGTTCATTGGAACTTTTAAAAGAGTCAGTCGACTGTTTAATGCTTGTGTATGACAAATATCCTGAAATGTTGCATATTGACTTCAAACATTTACAGGATTCCCTGGAATGTTTAAACTTCGGAAAAAGTTTTTCTGATCAGAGCCATTTATTGGTTAGAAAGACAGTGTACCTTCTTAAgcttgttattttgttttatgaatatgAACTCACTACAAGAAACGTTAGTGATCCAAAGGCGATGAGAAAGACGGCTAGTTATAAAGCATTATCGTATGATTGTGGGTTTAACAATGTTAAGGAACTTATTGTCAATTATATTGTGCCCTTGCTTCACCATGAACAAACATTTCAGAATGAAATTCCAGAAATTCTACCACTTCTTCAAAAACTTTTACATATTAGTGTAGAGGTCAGTTCAAATTGTAACGCTGCAGCAAGGGCTATTGCTCTTGAATTAAGCAAACCATATTGTTATTTACCAACCATTGATCATAAAAAACTGTACATACAGACGTTAGAATCATCCTTGTTACGATATTACCTTGTGACTGTGGTCTTAGAGAGACAGTGTGAGAACACTGCACCATGTTACGACTTTCCTTGCCGATTTCAGGATGTGTTCAACTGTTTCTTTCAAGCGTATCCGCCTACAAACATATCAACGCCACCAACTACACCACAGTCAGAAGATGATTCAATGGATGGTTATAACCCTAATAGTACTGCTGGTTATCCTGCAATAAATGTGGAGGAACTACTGATGTTGTTATTTGAAGTATTACAGTGCTATATGCAATGCGAGCAAG acAAGTCTATTGCCACCCTCAGAAGACGAGCATACATGAAAAAAGAGGATTTTACCATGCAGCTGACAGACAAAGACAAAGACTTGATTTTACAGGGAATTGAAGAATTACGTGGCCGtgtattgactctgacaccagaCTTGACACCAGTGTCAGAAAAATATTTACAGTTAATGTTATGTGTGGTAGATTGGCAGAAATGTATGAATTAA
- the LOC143072903 gene encoding uncharacterized protein LOC143072903 isoform X1, which produces MSSEVIDLSTQEDIICISDDDHEVKKAEANQVCNTQGFDGVEEIEVLEKSESPPQSQSRNLPLKNEIDIESLKLAFQKTLQERKSMGCTKTPPPIKPLKFRPQMTWSKLKSEKEKEKMVMSPKMPRLNREPVYISSESENEEEEEELPDLDDYSEVINISDDEMGESSVKKSVLSLNCTSLDSDNESKTSMDRSSYCISTDEDEEGTTVVTVQIVSCSEDTDDTTYSSPKCKRRKMSEYLPDTSLADCTDNKTEDDNDIEIISDEIEKENKTEVVQKIWTDENKTKLANLLNGVKTSLNLKNKSLQDQKESELKETGDNSKSVLREISNSPTSSRHFTDLLKCDDSEDSETEYVQVKKRRRKNKMRKIVKKEDSDCGQITSYFSSVKKDIHKKCFWQRHKSNIVNSRMDNDIENVLVGAFSQFHINTVEGCWEDEQNPSFMRHGLKFLKNFSKSYSPPPELIERVIEQGILSSSSLELLKESVDCLMLVYDKYPEMLHIDFKHLQDSLECLNFGKSFSDQSHLLVRKTVYLLKLVILFYEYELTTRNVSDPKAMRKTASYKALSYDCGFNNVKELIVNYIVPLLHHEQTFQNEIPEILPLLQKLLHISVEVSSNCNAAARAIALELSKPYCYLPTIDHKKLYIQTLESSLLRYYLVTVVLERQCENTAPCYDFPCRFQDVFNCFFQAYPPTNISTPPTTPQSEDDSMDGYNPNSTAGYPAINVEELLMLLFEVLQCYMQCEQDKSIATLRRRAYMKKEDFTMQLTDKDKDLILQGIEELRGRVLTLTPDLTPVSEKYLQLMLCVVDWQKCMN; this is translated from the exons atgtccagTGAAGTAATCGACTTGAGCACACAAGAAGACATTATCTGCATAAGTGACGATGATCATGAAGTTAAAAAGGCAGAGGCGAATCAAGTGTGCAATACTCAAGGATTTGATGGTGTTGAGGAAATCGAAGTCTTGGAAAAATCGGAAAGTCCACCCCAAAGTCAAAGTCGAAACTTacccttaaaaaatgaaatagatattgaATCATTGAAGCTTGCTTTTCAAAAAACATTACAGGAG AGGAAAAGTATGGGATGTACAAAAACGCCACCTCCAATTAAGCCGTTAAAGTTTCGTCCTCAAATGACCTGGTCCAAATTAAAATcggaaaaggaaaaagaaaaaatggtgatGTCACCTAAGATGCCAAGACTGAACAGGGAACCAGTCTACATCAGCAGTGAATCTGAAAatgaagaggaagaagaggaactTCCAGATTTAGACGATTATTCTGAAGTCATTAATATATCTGACGATGAAATGGGCGAATCGTCAGTGAAAAAATCAGTGTTAAGCTTAAACTGCACTTCGTTGGATTCTGACAATGAAAGTAAGACTAGTATGGATAGATCAAGTTACTGTATAAGTACAGATGAGGATGAAGAAGGAACAACAGTTGTTACGGTCCAGATTGTATCTTGTTCAGAGGACACTGATGATACAACATATTCATCACCGAAATGTAAGAGACGAAAAATGTCTGAATATCTGCCAGACACATCATTAGCTGATTGTACTGACAATAAAACAGAAGATGATAATGACATTGAAATAATTAGTGACGAAATTGAGAAAGAGAATAAAACTGAAGTTGTTCAAAAAATTTGGACTGATGAAAATAAGACGAAACTTGCAAATTTACTGAATGGTGTAAAAACatcattgaatttaaaaaataagtcACTTCAAGACCAGAAAGAATCAGAATTGAAAGAAACAGGAGATAACTCTAAATCAGTATTGAGAGAGATTTCTAATTCTCCGACTAGTTCTCGTCACTTTACAGACTTACTCAAGTGTGATGATTCGGAAGATTCAGAAACTGAATATGTTCAAGTAAAGAAGAGAAGACGCaaaaacaaaatgagaaaaattgttaaaaaggaAGATTCTGATTGCGGACAAATTACTAGTTATTTTAGCAGTGTGAAAAAAGACATTCACAAAAAGTGCTTCTGGCAAAGACACAAATCTAACATTGTTAATTCCAGAATGGACAATGATATAGAAAATGTCTTAGTGGGTGCTTTTTCCCAGTTTCACATAAACACTGTTGAAGGATGTTGGGAAGATGAACAAAATCCAAGCTTCATGAGACATggattaaagtttttaaaaaacttTTCGAAAAGCTATAGTCCGCCTCCTGAACTGATAGAAAGAGTGATTGAACAGGGCATATTAAGCAGTAGTTCATTGGAACTTTTAAAAGAGTCAGTCGACTGTTTAATGCTTGTGTATGACAAATATCCTGAAATGTTGCATATTGACTTCAAACATTTACAGGATTCCCTGGAATGTTTAAACTTCGGAAAAAGTTTTTCTGATCAGAGCCATTTATTGGTTAGAAAGACAGTGTACCTTCTTAAgcttgttattttgttttatgaatatgAACTCACTACAAGAAACGTTAGTGATCCAAAGGCGATGAGAAAGACGGCTAGTTATAAAGCATTATCGTATGATTGTGGGTTTAACAATGTTAAGGAACTTATTGTCAATTATATTGTGCCCTTGCTTCACCATGAACAAACATTTCAGAATGAAATTCCAGAAATTCTACCACTTCTTCAAAAACTTTTACATATTAGTGTAGAGGTCAGTTCAAATTGTAACGCTGCAGCAAGGGCTATTGCTCTTGAATTAAGCAAACCATATTGTTATTTACCAACCATTGATCATAAAAAACTGTACATACAGACGTTAGAATCATCCTTGTTACGATATTACCTTGTGACTGTGGTCTTAGAGAGACAGTGTGAGAACACTGCACCATGTTACGACTTTCCTTGCCGATTTCAGGATGTGTTCAACTGTTTCTTTCAAGCGTATCCGCCTACAAACATATCAACGCCACCAACTACACCACAGTCAGAAGATGATTCAATGGATGGTTATAACCCTAATAGTACTGCTGGTTATCCTGCAATAAATGTGGAGGAACTACTGATGTTGTTATTTGAAGTATTACAGTGCTATATGCAATGCGAGCAAG acAAGTCTATTGCCACCCTCAGAAGACGAGCATACATGAAAAAAGAGGATTTTACCATGCAGCTGACAGACAAAGACAAAGACTTGATTTTACAGGGAATTGAAGAATTACGTGGCCGtgtattgactctgacaccagaCTTGACACCAGTGTCAGAAAAATATTTACAGTTAATGTTATGTGTGGTAGATTGGCAGAAATGTATGAATTAA
- the LOC143072903 gene encoding uncharacterized protein LOC143072903 isoform X3, protein MGCTKTPPPIKPLKFRPQMTWSKLKSEKEKEKMVMSPKMPRLNREPVYISSESENEEEEEELPDLDDYSEVINISDDEMGESSVKKSVLSLNCTSLDSDNESKTSMDRSSYCISTDEDEEGTTVVTVQIVSCSEDTDDTTYSSPKCKRRKMSEYLPDTSLADCTDNKTEDDNDIEIISDEIEKENKTEVVQKIWTDENKTKLANLLNGVKTSLNLKNKSLQDQKESELKETGDNSKSVLREISNSPTSSRHFTDLLKCDDSEDSETEYVQVKKRRRKNKMRKIVKKEDSDCGQITSYFSSVKKDIHKKCFWQRHKSNIVNSRMDNDIENVLVGAFSQFHINTVEGCWEDEQNPSFMRHGLKFLKNFSKSYSPPPELIERVIEQGILSSSSLELLKESVDCLMLVYDKYPEMLHIDFKHLQDSLECLNFGKSFSDQSHLLVRKTVYLLKLVILFYEYELTTRNVSDPKAMRKTASYKALSYDCGFNNVKELIVNYIVPLLHHEQTFQNEIPEILPLLQKLLHISVEVSSNCNAAARAIALELSKPYCYLPTIDHKKLYIQTLESSLLRYYLVTVVLERQCENTAPCYDFPCRFQDVFNCFFQAYPPTNISTPPTTPQSEDDSMDGYNPNSTAGYPAINVEELLMLLFEVLQCYMQCEQDKSIATLRRRAYMKKEDFTMQLTDKDKDLILQGIEELRGRVLTLTPDLTPVSEKYLQLMLCVVDWQKCMN, encoded by the exons ATGGGATGTACAAAAACGCCACCTCCAATTAAGCCGTTAAAGTTTCGTCCTCAAATGACCTGGTCCAAATTAAAATcggaaaaggaaaaagaaaaaatggtgatGTCACCTAAGATGCCAAGACTGAACAGGGAACCAGTCTACATCAGCAGTGAATCTGAAAatgaagaggaagaagaggaactTCCAGATTTAGACGATTATTCTGAAGTCATTAATATATCTGACGATGAAATGGGCGAATCGTCAGTGAAAAAATCAGTGTTAAGCTTAAACTGCACTTCGTTGGATTCTGACAATGAAAGTAAGACTAGTATGGATAGATCAAGTTACTGTATAAGTACAGATGAGGATGAAGAAGGAACAACAGTTGTTACGGTCCAGATTGTATCTTGTTCAGAGGACACTGATGATACAACATATTCATCACCGAAATGTAAGAGACGAAAAATGTCTGAATATCTGCCAGACACATCATTAGCTGATTGTACTGACAATAAAACAGAAGATGATAATGACATTGAAATAATTAGTGACGAAATTGAGAAAGAGAATAAAACTGAAGTTGTTCAAAAAATTTGGACTGATGAAAATAAGACGAAACTTGCAAATTTACTGAATGGTGTAAAAACatcattgaatttaaaaaataagtcACTTCAAGACCAGAAAGAATCAGAATTGAAAGAAACAGGAGATAACTCTAAATCAGTATTGAGAGAGATTTCTAATTCTCCGACTAGTTCTCGTCACTTTACAGACTTACTCAAGTGTGATGATTCGGAAGATTCAGAAACTGAATATGTTCAAGTAAAGAAGAGAAGACGCaaaaacaaaatgagaaaaattgttaaaaaggaAGATTCTGATTGCGGACAAATTACTAGTTATTTTAGCAGTGTGAAAAAAGACATTCACAAAAAGTGCTTCTGGCAAAGACACAAATCTAACATTGTTAATTCCAGAATGGACAATGATATAGAAAATGTCTTAGTGGGTGCTTTTTCCCAGTTTCACATAAACACTGTTGAAGGATGTTGGGAAGATGAACAAAATCCAAGCTTCATGAGACATggattaaagtttttaaaaaacttTTCGAAAAGCTATAGTCCGCCTCCTGAACTGATAGAAAGAGTGATTGAACAGGGCATATTAAGCAGTAGTTCATTGGAACTTTTAAAAGAGTCAGTCGACTGTTTAATGCTTGTGTATGACAAATATCCTGAAATGTTGCATATTGACTTCAAACATTTACAGGATTCCCTGGAATGTTTAAACTTCGGAAAAAGTTTTTCTGATCAGAGCCATTTATTGGTTAGAAAGACAGTGTACCTTCTTAAgcttgttattttgttttatgaatatgAACTCACTACAAGAAACGTTAGTGATCCAAAGGCGATGAGAAAGACGGCTAGTTATAAAGCATTATCGTATGATTGTGGGTTTAACAATGTTAAGGAACTTATTGTCAATTATATTGTGCCCTTGCTTCACCATGAACAAACATTTCAGAATGAAATTCCAGAAATTCTACCACTTCTTCAAAAACTTTTACATATTAGTGTAGAGGTCAGTTCAAATTGTAACGCTGCAGCAAGGGCTATTGCTCTTGAATTAAGCAAACCATATTGTTATTTACCAACCATTGATCATAAAAAACTGTACATACAGACGTTAGAATCATCCTTGTTACGATATTACCTTGTGACTGTGGTCTTAGAGAGACAGTGTGAGAACACTGCACCATGTTACGACTTTCCTTGCCGATTTCAGGATGTGTTCAACTGTTTCTTTCAAGCGTATCCGCCTACAAACATATCAACGCCACCAACTACACCACAGTCAGAAGATGATTCAATGGATGGTTATAACCCTAATAGTACTGCTGGTTATCCTGCAATAAATGTGGAGGAACTACTGATGTTGTTATTTGAAGTATTACAGTGCTATATGCAATGCGAGCAAG acAAGTCTATTGCCACCCTCAGAAGACGAGCATACATGAAAAAAGAGGATTTTACCATGCAGCTGACAGACAAAGACAAAGACTTGATTTTACAGGGAATTGAAGAATTACGTGGCCGtgtattgactctgacaccagaCTTGACACCAGTGTCAGAAAAATATTTACAGTTAATGTTATGTGTGGTAGATTGGCAGAAATGTATGAATTAA